One Antennarius striatus isolate MH-2024 chromosome 9, ASM4005453v1, whole genome shotgun sequence genomic window, ccgactgtgtcaatgcggaagttagtgtcattataatattacttccccactatgactgcacttgtatatctgactacagtaacatctgtgtgttccataaatgtatgtgtgtaccacatttttcgttatggcatgtgattgtagcccccgtgactttatgaatagctctacatactgtgttcttcagagGTTTTCAGATTCggcaacagaatacataaaagtacctatgaatgaatcaatcaatccatgatttactcaaacaaataattgattaatggcattttatctgtggcttgcttgtaacccatccatcgagggatttaaggacatcataataatcacgaacatcactaagacatatgttaactgtggcaaaaaacctcattgtaatgcacactgtgtgcgggactgtcagcgtgtggttgcggtgcgttacattcctgatgtaaggctccagcagctgacagatgtaatgtaacccctctccccaaaacctccacctttcgtacagtgattgttcaggcaattccaccggattacagcgatctctaaatattctctcgcgcctgagcgctcttcgcataatctgtgcaccaagatccaccaggacagcccattttccaagagaattgattggtcagtaggtggggctgttatacctgctgagctctgattggtcagtaggtgaggctgttatacctgctgagctctgattggtcagtaggtggggctgttatacctgctgagctcttatcctgaacttatcctgctccagagcaggttaggtgttcagcataggttactgcgacaacgtagcccgatagaaagtaagccacctttatggtaccgaaaagccagggttaagcctgaagttatctcgctaagccgtaatccagctttatggtacaggcctctggtctggaacaggttttattccacaaacccagggtttcctctgactccaccCCCTTTCACAGCCGCTCACgaggcttcatttcctggttctgtcggatggAGAGTTTTACCGACATAAGGTTCTATAAATAATGCAGaattttagaggcaaacatggcatGTCTGTTTGACGAGGATCCCGTTTATTCACAGACATCCAGACAGCTCTCTTCATTATCGGTACCGGTTTACGTCCTGatgcatcacacacatccacgacctgatccatcctcacatctgcagcagtgccgCATGTAGTGCTTTGTTCAGcttttagtttttctttgcaaatggtagtttttctatacaatgttggagatgctcagtgcacctcgccttgaaacttttaccccagtttttcaaTTTCCCTGGAAATaaacccgtcagaatcatcaaggaggagttccacaggattgcaggtgaatgatgtcaaaatctgaaaaattaatttgaaattatattctcttaatgacattgttctacaacctcagaattggattattaaccttaatttcttttaggatttcccaatgtaattggctgcatgGATGGTaaccacattcccatcaaggtacatgtagactgaacattgttttaACATGTTAAGGACCGcgtcatagataaactaacatctgtctgtcaatctcacattccatccttccctcactcatgaacaacaCCCCAAGATACTCATACTCCTTAACTTGGGGCAAAaactccaccgacctgaagagggcacaccacccttttccgatcAAGAACCATGGCTTtcgatttagaggtgctgatcctcatcccactcgcgtcacaatcagctgcaaactgtccactacactttttgtgtgtgtatgtgtacaaaaatacacacacacacacacacacacacacacacacacacacacacacacacacacacacacacacacacacacacacacacacacacgagtaaCTACAATTAAAGACCACGATTTTTTCAGTCCTGAGTGaaatggggaaaaaaggaaGTAAATTCTCCATTTCTATCGATCTGAAACAGTGGAATTCTGAATTCATACCTTCAGCGACAGCGGAATAAAAAAATCCTGGACGACTTCCTAGTCGGAcgtttttctgggggacaacaagcggaagtCAACAAATACGTTCAGTAGCGTTAGCTTCTACGTTCCTGACGTCAGTGAAAGACGATTTTACGtcagttttttgttgtatttagttCAGTTAATAAAATGTCTTCGTTTGACtctttgggaaatgtagttataaatggactaacagctgctggagaggaagtttttggagctttaaaaaaaactaccgtcaagaacgaagaagagagaaatcatcaacgccgactgctggatctctgcctcagagccgaactgaagttacacaggataggtaaACAACACGTCATTTAGTGAACGGAACTGGAGATCTGACGtcaattaattcacattttaacaaacgTAGCTGATCTCCTGGCATGTCTgcgtttgtgtcatagtattagttagtagtcatagtaacgtgatgctcctgttgttgttcctccagatggtccacagcatcatgtctgtaaggaggaggaggtggaggttcctgctgaccagcagctctggaaccaggaggtgaagtccagtgtggaccaagaggaaccagaggttctacacctgaaagaggaaccagaggttctacacctgaaagaggaaccagaggttctccacctgaaagaggaaccagaggaactccacagcagtcaggagggagagcagcttgtcctgaagcaggagactgatgctgttaCATTGACTCCTACTCgtgaggaaaatgaccacagtgaagatcagactctgtacatgaaagctgaagatggtgcagcacagacagagtctgttgtcAACCTGCCGgttatcagctctgtggtgggagcagcaaacattgacctgctgatctttaacagctctcatgtatcTATCAGccatgatgagagaggagaaacaagcagaaaagatgctgaggttgaaGTCGAAGTTGATGTTGAGACTGAGTCTCAGTTTCAGTCCCAGGGAACAAGTACCACCAGTAAGAAgccatatgtttgtaaaatatgtaagagGGGTTACACAAGACACCAGACTTTGAAATTCCACATGAAGATCCACACTGCAGATAACCTCAATTgctgtgaaacatgtggcaaatgttTCCCATATAAAATAAGCTTGACTaaacacatgagaatccacacaggagagaagccttacaggtgtgaaacatgtggaaaaGATTTTAGGGCCAGTAGTACGTTGATCATGCATGAgagagtccacactggagagaggccttacaggtgtgaaacatgtgggaaagattttatggCTAGTAGCGGGTTGACAATACACGAGAGAATCcatacaggtgagaagccttacaggtgtgaaacatgtggcacACATTTCAGACAAAAAGCAACCTTGTCTGTACatatgagaatccacacaggtgagaagccttacagatgtgaaacatgtggcaaacatttcacaaacaaaaaaaacttgactCACCACATGAGTATCCAAATGGGAGAGAAGCCTTACAGttgtgaaaaaaggaaaatatttcacaaagaaAGCAAACTTTACTCACCACATAAGAATCCACACAGAGTGAGAAGCCTTAGAGTTTTAAATGTGTGAAGAACTTTTCAGGTACTTTTTGACACATTAAACGTGTCCACCTGTTGATTTAAAGTGGCATTGTTTTTGGAAtatacagatagtcctcaagatacgaataCAATTGATTgtgagaggttgttcgtaagttcAATTGCTCgtgagttgttttttcttcaatttcaatctataatcacaaTTTGAGGTCATTTGCATGCCATTATTGGGACATTATGCCAAATTCGTGCAAAATCCAAAgttggaaacacattttcaaaagtttttttccaaaaatgtcaTTACAGATATTGTGCCATATTTGTACGTTTCATATCAATTAAAGGTGCAGTCAAATTTCATTTATGAACATCTGattgttcttgaaatgtttttccccTTCTGAAATGTGCCACTACCCTAACACAGCATCACACTGCAATAAAGACCATTCTCTTAATCTGTTAATATTGTGTATCCGTTTTTTCTACCTTTGATGAACTGACTCGAAATTTCAATCTTCTGAAAAACAACCTATTCAAATACTTTCGAATCAGACACTGGGTGCATGAGAACTACTACGATTTTCCACATATTCTACTTGAATCTCCACTAGAAGAACACTTATTCAGTAAATATTTTCACCATATAAAAGGGCTTATTTCCTCCGTCCTAAACAGTAACCCTCCAGCTACTGCTAAAAtcaatatgtatatatgtgtgtgtgtgtgtttaggtgcgAGGGTGGAAGTTAGTTTCTATAGAACAGTACAGTACTTCCTTGGTTGTGGGTTCTTCACAATATTACTCTTAAAGTCTTAATATGTGAATTAAAGTCTTAACATGTGAATATCACATATTAATTGACCCAATTTAATGTTCTCAGAGATATTTATGTCATTGTGGTAATCCTCCATAACATAGTGTCGAGCATAAAAGTAACGGGGAATTTAAAATCACCAGTCTTCAAGTAACTTTCTACAAGtcagttgattgattgaaacaaCTACCCCGATTTAACTGGAATTGAAGTCCACGATTTTTTCAGTCCAGAgggaaatggggaaaaaaaggaagtaaaTTCTCCATTTCTATCGATCTGAAACAGTGGAATTCTGAATCCATACCTTCAGCTACAGCGGAAAGAAAAAACCTGGACGACTTCCTAGTCGGAcgtttttctgggggacaacaagcggaagtAAACAAATACGTTCAGTAGCGTTAGCTTCTACGTTCCTGAAGGCCGTGAAAATCCATTTTATCTTAGTTTTTGTGGTATTTAGTTCAGCTAATAAAATGTCTTCGTTTGACtctttgggaaatgtagttataaatggactaacagctgctggagaggaagtttttggagctttaaaaaaaactaccgtcaagaacgaagaagagagaaatcatcaacgccgactgctggatctctgcctcagagccgaactgaagttacacaggataggtaaACAACACGTCATTTAGTGAACGGAACTGGAGACCAAtttatccatattttaacaAACGTAATTCATGGAGGCAGGAGCTCAGGGCACTACGTCTTGGGCCGGGGGACCGGAGGGTCGACAGTTCAACAAGAATTTCGAAGCGTGAACGAGTGTCTGATGATACCAACAAGAGTAGAAAGATCAGTTTCCCTTTCGGCGAATAATAGAGGAATCAATTCATCCATATTTTAACAAATGTAACTGATTTCCTGGCATGTCTgcgtttgtgtcatagtattagttagtagtcatagtaacgtgatgctcctgttgttgctccagatggtccacagcatcatgtctgtaaggaggaggaggtggaggttcctgctgaccagcagctctggaaccaggaggtgaagtccagtgtggaccaagaggaaccagaggttctccacctgaaagaggaaccagaggttctacacctgaaagaggaaccagaggttctccacctgaaagaggaaccagaggaactccacagcagtcaAGAGGGAGAGCAATTTGTACTAAAGCAGAAAACTGATGCCATTATGTTGactcatgaggaaaatgaccacagtgaagatcagactctgtacatgaaagctgaagatggtgcagcacagacagagtctgttgacaACAATATCAGCTCTGTTGTGGGAACATCAAACATTGACCTCCTgatctctaacagctctcatgtatccGACAGCCATGacgagagaggagaaacaagcagaaaagatgctgaggttgaaGTCGAAGATAGAATCAGAGGAGATGTTAGTTTAGTTCACAAAATTTCTTCATTTGACGATTTAGGACATTTTGTAAAGAAACGACTTAGCGCTGCTGATGAGGaagtttttgatattttaaaaaaaactgtcatcAGGTATGAAGAAGAGATAAATCGTCTGCATggactgctggatctctgccttCAACCCGAATtgaagttacacaggataggtaTACAAGtttcctttttaaatgaatgaaacagaagATTTGTCAATCACTTCATCCATATTTTAACAAACGTAACTGATTTCCTGGAAAGTCTgcatttgtgtcatagtattagtttgtagtcatggtAACCTGGTGCTCCTTTTGTTgttcctccagatggtccacagcatcatgtctatagggaggagaaggaggaagtgaagtccagtgtggaccaagaggaaccagaggttctacacctgaacgAGGgaccagaggaactccacagcagtcaggagggagagcagcttatactgaagcaggagactgatgccgTTACGTTGACTCgtgaggaaaatgaccacagtgaagatcagactctggaCATGAAAGCTGAAAATGATGCAGCACAGATAGCGTCTGTTGACAACCTGCCGCTTATCAGCTCTGTTGTGGGAACATCAAACATTGACCTCCTgatctctaacagctctcatgtatccATCAGccatgaggagagaggagaa contains:
- the LOC137601502 gene encoding zinc finger protein 724-like, with amino-acid sequence MDEEPEELHSSQEGEQLVLKQETDAVTLTPTREENDHSEDQTLYMKAEDGAAQTESVVNLPVISSVVGAANIDLLIFNSSHVSISHDERGETSRKDAEVEVEVDVETESQFQSQGTSTTSKKPYVCKICKRGYTRHQTLKFHMKIHTADNLNCCETCGKCFPYKISLTKHMRIHTGEKPYRCETCGKDFRASSTLIMHERVHTGERPYRCETCGKDFMASSGLTIHERIHTGEKPYRCETCGTHFRQKATLSVHMRIHTGEKPYRCETCGKHFTNKKNLTHHMSIQMGEKPYSCEKRKIFHKESKLYSPHKNPHRVRSLRVLNV